One window from the genome of Mumia sp. ZJ1417 encodes:
- the nuoL gene encoding NADH-quinone oxidoreductase subunit L: MTSLSSVVLAASEHAEVVPVAADGVFSWVWLVIAIPAVSAAILLIGDGAGDRGPLDRFGHLLGTAASIASFVVGVVAFVALLGRDAAERAITQDLWTWIQVGGFDVTMSVYYDQLAALFVLLITGVGSLIHVYSIGYMADDPRKRRFFGFLNLFIAAMLVLVLAGDYLVLFLGWEGVGLASYLLIGFWQEKRSAAVAAKKAFVVNRVGDLGLALGIMLMFAQFGTTNIHDVGLNVQNATQGVATALGLLLLLGACGKSAQVPLQSWLLDAMEGPTPVSALIHAATMVTAGVYLVVRSAAIYDLSEVARTAVMIVGTVTLLVGAWIGCAKDDIKKALAGSTMSQIGYMMLAAGLGPAGYAFAIFHLITHGFFKANMFLGAGSVMHGMNDDVDMRHYGALRKLMPLTFATFAMGYLAIIGFPGFSGFFSKDKIIESAFATNFWAGLAALIGAGVTAFYMTRVMILTFFGEKRWRDDVHPHESPKIMTIPLIVLAALSVAGGALTFSSWISDWLAPVTGEEHHDLPVPAIVITAIIVLVVAAGVALAYVLFATRPVPDTAPQNVSVFTRAGRADLYGDAVNEALFMRPGQYLTRSLVYVDGSGIDGAVNGTAELVGDGARGLRRLQTGFVRTYAAEIFGGALVLVLALLAVNLA, from the coding sequence ATGACGAGTCTCTCCAGCGTCGTGCTGGCCGCGAGCGAGCACGCCGAGGTCGTGCCGGTCGCCGCCGACGGCGTGTTCTCGTGGGTGTGGTTGGTGATCGCGATCCCCGCGGTCAGCGCCGCGATCCTCCTGATCGGCGACGGCGCGGGTGATCGCGGTCCGCTCGACCGCTTCGGTCACCTCCTCGGCACCGCGGCCTCGATCGCCTCCTTCGTCGTCGGTGTGGTCGCCTTCGTCGCGCTCCTCGGACGCGACGCCGCCGAGCGGGCGATCACGCAGGACCTGTGGACCTGGATCCAGGTCGGCGGGTTCGACGTGACGATGAGCGTCTACTACGACCAGCTCGCCGCACTGTTCGTCCTGCTGATCACCGGCGTCGGGTCCCTGATCCACGTGTACTCGATCGGCTACATGGCGGACGACCCACGCAAGCGCCGCTTCTTCGGGTTCCTCAACCTCTTCATCGCCGCGATGCTCGTCCTGGTCCTGGCCGGCGACTACCTCGTGCTGTTCCTCGGCTGGGAGGGCGTCGGCCTGGCCTCCTACCTGCTCATCGGGTTCTGGCAGGAGAAGCGCTCCGCGGCGGTGGCGGCCAAGAAGGCCTTCGTCGTCAACCGCGTCGGCGACCTCGGCCTCGCCCTCGGCATCATGCTGATGTTCGCGCAGTTCGGGACGACGAACATCCACGACGTCGGCCTGAACGTCCAGAACGCCACCCAGGGCGTCGCGACCGCGCTGGGCCTGCTGCTCCTGCTGGGTGCCTGCGGCAAGTCCGCCCAGGTCCCCCTCCAGAGCTGGCTGCTCGACGCGATGGAGGGCCCGACCCCGGTCTCGGCCCTCATCCACGCGGCGACGATGGTCACTGCCGGCGTCTACCTGGTGGTCCGTTCGGCGGCGATCTACGACCTGTCCGAGGTCGCCCGTACGGCGGTGATGATCGTCGGTACGGTCACGCTGCTGGTCGGCGCCTGGATCGGCTGCGCCAAGGACGACATCAAGAAGGCGCTCGCCGGTTCGACGATGAGCCAGATCGGCTACATGATGCTCGCGGCCGGGCTCGGTCCGGCCGGCTACGCGTTCGCGATCTTCCACCTGATCACGCACGGCTTCTTCAAGGCCAACATGTTCCTCGGCGCCGGCTCGGTGATGCACGGCATGAACGACGACGTGGACATGCGCCACTACGGCGCGCTGCGCAAGCTGATGCCGCTGACGTTCGCGACGTTCGCGATGGGCTACCTCGCGATCATCGGCTTCCCAGGGTTCTCGGGCTTCTTCTCCAAGGACAAGATCATCGAGTCGGCCTTCGCGACGAACTTCTGGGCCGGGCTGGCCGCGCTGATCGGCGCAGGCGTCACCGCGTTCTACATGACACGCGTGATGATCTTGACGTTCTTCGGCGAGAAGCGCTGGCGCGACGACGTCCACCCGCACGAGTCGCCCAAGATCATGACGATCCCGCTGATCGTGCTCGCGGCGCTGTCGGTCGCCGGAGGTGCGCTCACGTTCTCGAGCTGGATCAGCGACTGGCTGGCCCCGGTGACGGGGGAGGAGCACCACGACCTCCCGGTCCCGGCGATCGTGATCACGGCGATCATCGTCCTCGTGGTCGCCGCAGGTGTCGCGCTCGCGTACGTGCTGTTCGCGACGCGCCCGGTGCCCGACACCGCTCCACAGAACGTCTCGGTCTTCACTCGCGCCGGCCGCGCCGACCTCTACGGCGACGCCGTCAACGAGGCGCTGTTCATGCGACCAGGCCAATACCTCACCCGCTCGCTGGTCTACGTCGACGGCAGCGGGATCGACGGCGCCGTCAACGGCACCGCCGAGCTTGTCGGTGACGGTGCACGTGGCCTGCGCCGGCTGCAGACCGGATTCGTCCGGACGTACGCCGCCGAGATCTTCGGCGGAGCCCTCGTCCTCGTCCTGGCCCTCCTGGCGGTGAACCTCGCGTGA
- the nuoK gene encoding NADH-quinone oxidoreductase subunit NuoK, with protein sequence MSVEPFIGLSALLFTIGAVGVLVRRNAIVVFMCVELMLNACNLAFVTFARAHGNLDGQIAAFFVMVVAAAEVVVGLAIIVSIFRTRRSASVDDASLLKL encoded by the coding sequence GTGAGCGTCGAGCCCTTCATCGGGTTGTCCGCCCTGCTGTTCACGATCGGCGCCGTCGGCGTCCTCGTGCGGCGCAACGCGATCGTCGTGTTCATGTGCGTCGAGCTGATGCTCAACGCCTGCAACCTCGCGTTCGTCACGTTCGCGCGGGCTCACGGCAACCTCGACGGCCAGATCGCGGCCTTCTTCGTGATGGTGGTCGCCGCGGCCGAGGTGGTCGTGGGCCTCGCGATCATCGTGTCGATCTTCCGTACCCGTCGCTCGGCCTCGGTCGACGACGCCAGTCTGCTGAAGCTCTGA
- a CDS encoding NADH-quinone oxidoreductase subunit J, translated as MVLAALGVVLARKAVHSALLLAVVMICLAMMYAMQDAPFLFAVQIIVYTGAIMMLFLFVLMLVGVDKTDSLVETIRGQRLVAVVVGVLFGFLLVTVVAQTTVGPVIGLGEANADGNVHGLARLLFNRYVFAFEATSALLITAVLGAMVLAHRERLEPKRSQRDLALERMQRYAEHGEHPGNLPTPGVFARHNAVDVPALLPDGSPVEQSTSKTLRERGVVREGAFDGDVALTLRKLEADGSPRERGVIESARPAEGEEDL; from the coding sequence ATGGTGCTGGCGGCGCTCGGTGTCGTGCTCGCCCGCAAAGCGGTGCACTCGGCGCTGCTGCTCGCGGTCGTGATGATCTGCCTGGCGATGATGTACGCGATGCAGGACGCGCCCTTCCTGTTCGCCGTGCAGATCATCGTCTACACCGGCGCGATCATGATGCTGTTCCTCTTCGTGCTGATGCTCGTCGGCGTCGACAAGACCGACTCGCTGGTGGAGACGATCCGCGGACAGCGCCTCGTCGCCGTCGTCGTGGGTGTGCTCTTCGGCTTCCTCCTCGTGACCGTGGTCGCGCAGACGACCGTCGGTCCGGTGATCGGTCTCGGCGAGGCCAACGCGGACGGGAACGTTCACGGGCTCGCACGGCTCCTCTTCAACCGTTACGTGTTCGCCTTCGAGGCGACCAGCGCGCTGCTCATCACCGCTGTGCTCGGGGCGATGGTGCTCGCGCACCGCGAGCGCCTCGAGCCGAAGCGTTCGCAGCGCGACCTGGCGCTCGAGCGCATGCAGCGCTACGCCGAGCACGGCGAGCACCCCGGCAACCTCCCGACTCCGGGCGTCTTCGCACGGCACAACGCGGTCGACGTGCCGGCGCTGCTGCCGGACGGCTCGCCCGTCGAGCAGTCGACGTCCAAGACGCTGCGCGAGCGCGGCGTCGTTCGCGAGGGGGCGTTCGACGGAGACGTGGCGCTGACCTTGCGCAAGCTCGAGGCCGACGGGTCGCCGCGCGAGCGCGGTGTGATCGAGTCGGCTCGACCGGCCGAAGGCGAGGAGGACCTGTGA
- the nuoI gene encoding NADH-quinone oxidoreductase subunit NuoI, producing the protein MATLKEQLWDPIAGFGVTFRTMFKKPVTVQYPFEKRPTAPRFHGRHQLNRWPDGLEKCIGCELCAWACPADAILVEGASNTEDERFSPGERYGRVYQINYLRCILCGLCIEACPTRALTMTNEYELADTSRESLIYEKSDLLAPLLPGMEAPPHEMRLGDTERDYYRGDAAARAVAHGSVAAGDEQ; encoded by the coding sequence ATGGCGACGCTGAAGGAGCAGCTCTGGGACCCGATCGCCGGCTTCGGCGTGACGTTCCGGACGATGTTCAAGAAGCCGGTCACCGTGCAGTACCCGTTCGAGAAGCGGCCTACCGCGCCGCGTTTCCATGGTCGGCACCAGCTCAACCGGTGGCCGGACGGACTCGAGAAGTGCATCGGGTGCGAGCTGTGCGCGTGGGCGTGCCCTGCGGACGCGATCCTCGTCGAGGGCGCGTCCAACACCGAGGACGAGCGCTTCTCCCCGGGTGAGCGCTACGGCCGCGTCTACCAGATCAACTACCTGCGCTGCATCCTCTGCGGACTGTGCATCGAGGCGTGCCCGACCCGCGCGCTGACGATGACCAACGAGTACGAGCTCGCCGACACCAGCCGCGAGTCCCTGATCTACGAGAAGTCCGACCTGCTCGCACCGCTGCTGCCGGGCATGGAGGCGCCGCCCCACGAGATGCGGCTCGGTGACACCGAACGCGACTACTACCGCGGTGACGCCGCGGCGCGGGCGGTCGCTCACGGGAGTGTCGCGGCGGGAGACGAGCAGTGA
- the nuoH gene encoding NADH-quinone oxidoreductase subunit NuoH: protein MSEFFGNEAWWVVLIKALCIFVLLVVFTLFNIWFERRVVARMQHRVGPNVWGPFGLLQSLADGVKLALKEEIFPKNAHKVVYFIAPVIATVPAFLAWAVIPLGPEVTIPFTDTQTPLQLTDMPVAVLYILAVTSIGVYGIVLGGWSSGSTYALLGGIRSSAQMISYEVAMGLSLVTVFIYAGSMSTSEIVAAQAADGWFALPLLPSFLIYMIAMVGETNRAPFDLPEAEGELVGGFHTEYSSLKFALFFLAEYINMATVSALATTMFLGGWRAPWGISQIDGANEGYWPVLWFLGKTLLFIFVFIWLRGSLPRMRYDQFMKFGWKVLIPVSLAWIVVVCVMRRLITDGDLDPTMILVIAGVVVAALLVVQFLPERRSPEEPEPSRDAFAGGYPVPPMPGEPPVTTAVPAGTRGEKED from the coding sequence GTGAGCGAGTTCTTCGGCAACGAAGCCTGGTGGGTCGTCCTGATCAAGGCCCTCTGCATCTTCGTGCTGCTGGTCGTCTTCACGCTGTTCAACATCTGGTTTGAGCGGCGGGTCGTGGCGCGCATGCAGCACCGCGTCGGCCCCAACGTGTGGGGTCCGTTCGGGCTCCTCCAGAGCCTCGCGGACGGCGTCAAGCTCGCGCTCAAGGAAGAGATCTTCCCGAAGAACGCGCACAAGGTCGTCTACTTCATCGCCCCGGTGATCGCGACCGTGCCGGCGTTCCTCGCCTGGGCGGTGATCCCGCTCGGTCCCGAGGTGACGATCCCGTTCACCGACACCCAGACACCGCTCCAGCTCACCGACATGCCGGTGGCGGTGCTCTACATCCTCGCCGTCACCTCGATCGGCGTGTACGGCATCGTGCTCGGCGGCTGGTCCTCCGGCTCGACCTATGCGCTGCTCGGCGGCATCCGCTCCTCGGCCCAGATGATCTCGTACGAGGTCGCGATGGGTCTGTCCCTGGTCACCGTCTTCATCTACGCCGGCTCGATGTCCACGTCGGAGATCGTGGCCGCGCAGGCGGCAGACGGGTGGTTCGCGCTCCCGCTGCTGCCGTCGTTCCTCATCTACATGATCGCCATGGTCGGTGAGACCAACCGCGCGCCGTTCGACCTCCCGGAGGCCGAGGGCGAGCTCGTCGGCGGCTTCCACACCGAATACTCGTCGTTGAAGTTCGCGCTGTTCTTCCTCGCCGAGTACATCAACATGGCGACCGTCTCGGCGCTCGCGACGACGATGTTCCTCGGCGGCTGGAGGGCTCCCTGGGGCATCTCGCAGATCGACGGCGCCAACGAGGGCTACTGGCCGGTGCTGTGGTTCCTCGGCAAGACGCTGCTGTTCATCTTCGTGTTCATCTGGCTGCGGGGCTCGCTGCCGCGGATGCGCTACGACCAGTTCATGAAGTTCGGCTGGAAGGTCCTGATCCCGGTCTCGCTCGCATGGATCGTCGTGGTCTGCGTGATGCGCCGCCTGATCACCGACGGCGACCTCGATCCGACGATGATCCTCGTCATCGCCGGTGTGGTCGTCGCGGCCCTGCTGGTCGTCCAGTTCCTGCCCGAGCGGCGCTCGCCCGAGGAGCCGGAGCCGTCGCGCGACGCGTTCGCCGGCGGATACCCCGTACCCCCCATGCCGGGTGAGCCGCCCGTCACGACCGCCGTGCCGGCTGGCACGCGCGGCGAGAAGGAGGACTGA
- the nuoF gene encoding NADH-quinone oxidoreductase subunit NuoF has protein sequence MTVAPLTPVLTKDWDHERSWTLDSYGDYAGLRAALRMDPDEVIALVKDSGLRGRGGAGFPTGMKWGFIPQGPEPDGTVKPHYLVVNADESEPGTCKDIPLMMATPHTLIEGVAITCHAIRAKNAFIYVRGEVLHVIRRLQAAVAEAYAAGVLGKDVFGSGIDIDVVVHAGAGAYICGEETALLDSLEGRRGQPRLRPPFPAVAGLYAAPTVINNVESIASVPCIVERGADWFGSMGTEKSKGMTIYSLSGHVKNPGQYEAPLGITLRELLDMSGGMREGSELKFWTPGGSSTPLLTAAHLDVPLDYEGVAGAGSMLGTKALQLFDQTTSVVRCVLRWTEFYKHESCGKCTPCREGTWWLVQTLERLEAGKGTEGDIELLLDQCDNILGRAFCALGDGATSPITSAIEHFRDEFEAGMHTPAWDLFPYVASTAWKGVSA, from the coding sequence ATGACCGTCGCACCTCTCACTCCCGTCCTCACCAAGGACTGGGACCACGAGCGCTCCTGGACTCTCGACTCGTACGGCGACTACGCCGGGCTGCGCGCGGCCCTGCGCATGGATCCCGACGAGGTGATCGCCCTCGTCAAGGACTCCGGCCTGCGCGGCCGCGGCGGGGCGGGCTTCCCCACCGGCATGAAGTGGGGCTTTATCCCGCAGGGGCCCGAGCCCGACGGCACCGTCAAGCCGCACTACCTCGTGGTCAACGCCGACGAGTCCGAGCCGGGCACGTGCAAGGACATCCCGCTGATGATGGCCACGCCGCACACCCTGATCGAGGGGGTGGCGATCACGTGCCATGCGATCCGCGCCAAGAACGCGTTCATCTACGTGCGCGGCGAGGTCCTGCACGTCATCCGCAGGCTGCAGGCCGCGGTCGCGGAGGCGTACGCGGCCGGGGTGCTCGGCAAGGACGTCTTCGGCTCGGGGATCGACATCGACGTGGTGGTCCACGCCGGCGCCGGGGCCTACATCTGCGGTGAGGAGACCGCGCTCCTCGACTCCCTCGAGGGGCGTCGCGGCCAACCGCGGCTGCGCCCGCCGTTCCCCGCCGTCGCAGGCCTGTACGCCGCGCCGACCGTGATCAACAACGTCGAATCGATCGCATCGGTGCCGTGCATCGTCGAGCGTGGTGCCGACTGGTTCGGGTCCATGGGCACCGAGAAGTCCAAGGGCATGACGATCTACTCGCTCTCGGGCCACGTGAAGAACCCCGGCCAGTACGAGGCGCCGCTCGGTATCACCCTGCGCGAGCTCCTCGACATGTCGGGCGGCATGCGTGAGGGATCCGAGCTGAAGTTCTGGACGCCGGGAGGCTCCTCGACCCCGCTGCTCACCGCCGCCCACCTCGACGTGCCCCTCGACTACGAGGGAGTCGCCGGAGCCGGGTCGATGCTGGGCACGAAGGCGCTGCAGCTGTTCGATCAGACGACCTCGGTGGTCCGCTGCGTGCTGCGGTGGACCGAGTTCTACAAGCACGAGTCCTGCGGCAAGTGCACGCCCTGCCGCGAAGGCACGTGGTGGCTGGTGCAGACCCTCGAGCGGCTCGAGGCCGGCAAGGGCACGGAGGGTGACATCGAGCTCCTCCTCGACCAGTGCGACAACATCCTCGGGCGGGCGTTCTGTGCGCTGGGAGACGGAGCGACCAGCCCGATCACCTCGGCCATCGAGCACTTCCGCGACGAGTTCGAGGCCGGGATGCACACGCCGGCATGGGACCTGTTCCCGTACGTGGCGTCCACCGCCTGGAAGGGAGTCTCGGCATGA
- the nuoE gene encoding NADH-quinone oxidoreductase subunit NuoE, whose product MSSLDSAHVRDDLQAIIARYPQKRSALLPMLHLTQSVEGRVTPEAIELCAELLDISTAEVNGVATFYTMYKRREVGDYHVGVCTNTLCAVMGGDAIFSRLREHLGVGNDERTADGKVTLEHIECNAACDYAPVMTVNWEFFDNQTPDSAVELVDDLRAGTPRTATRGARITTWREAERVLAGFPDGRADEGPSAGDPSLAGLRLAHERGWVAPGEDGSRQARPAEDAEAAVAQADTRRAESETLVDDSTTPPAQREEAEDTE is encoded by the coding sequence ATGAGCAGCCTGGACTCCGCCCACGTACGCGACGACCTGCAGGCGATCATCGCCCGCTACCCGCAGAAGCGTTCGGCCCTGCTGCCGATGCTGCACCTCACACAGTCGGTCGAGGGCCGGGTGACCCCGGAGGCGATCGAGCTCTGCGCTGAGCTGCTCGACATCTCGACCGCCGAGGTGAACGGGGTCGCGACCTTCTACACGATGTACAAGCGGCGCGAGGTCGGCGACTACCACGTCGGCGTCTGCACCAACACGCTGTGCGCGGTGATGGGCGGCGACGCGATCTTCTCCCGCCTGCGCGAGCACCTCGGTGTTGGCAACGACGAGCGCACGGCCGACGGCAAGGTGACGCTCGAGCACATCGAGTGCAACGCCGCCTGCGACTACGCGCCGGTGATGACGGTCAACTGGGAGTTCTTCGACAACCAGACGCCCGACTCCGCCGTCGAGCTCGTCGACGACCTGCGCGCCGGCACGCCCCGTACGGCGACCCGCGGCGCCCGCATCACGACGTGGCGCGAGGCCGAGCGGGTGCTCGCGGGCTTCCCCGACGGGCGTGCCGACGAGGGACCGTCCGCCGGTGACCCGTCGCTGGCCGGGCTGCGGCTGGCGCACGAGCGAGGGTGGGTCGCGCCGGGAGAGGACGGATCTCGACAGGCTCGACCGGCGGAGGATGCCGAGGCCGCCGTCGCGCAGGCCGACACCCGCCGGGCCGAGTCCGAGACGTTGGTCGACGACAGCACGACCCCGCCCGCGCAGCGCGAGGAAGCGGAGGACACCGAATGA
- a CDS encoding NADH-quinone oxidoreductase subunit D — protein sequence MSTTDTGASADPYAQSQDTTAGPVFTVTGQDWDDVVAGVDPDASERIVVNMGPQHPSTHGVLRLILEIEGESVTEARCGIGYLHTGIEKNMEYRSWTQGVTFCTRMDYLSPMYNEAAFVLGVEKLLGITDQVPEKASVLRVMMMEVNRISSHLVALATGGMEIGALTVMTVGFRERELCLDLFELFSGLRMNSAYLRPGGVSQDVPDGGLDAVDRFVALMRKRLPELAALCNQNPIFKGRLKEVGYLDLAGCLALGVTGPALRSTGYDWDLRKKQPYSGYETYDFDVITRDEPDAYGRFRIRLDEMDQSLRIVEQCVARLRTLEGAPVMVADKKIAWPAQLSVGPDGQGNSLEHIRHIMGESMEALIHHFKLVTEGFRVPAGQVYTSVESPRGELACHLVSDGGTRPYRAHFRDPSFSNLQATAAMSEGGMLADVIVAIASLDPVMGGVDR from the coding sequence GTGAGCACCACAGACACCGGCGCCAGCGCCGACCCGTACGCACAGAGCCAGGACACGACGGCCGGCCCGGTCTTCACCGTCACCGGTCAGGACTGGGACGACGTGGTCGCGGGCGTCGACCCCGACGCGTCCGAGCGCATCGTCGTCAACATGGGCCCGCAGCACCCGTCGACGCACGGCGTGCTCCGGCTGATCCTCGAGATCGAGGGCGAGTCGGTGACCGAGGCCCGTTGCGGCATCGGCTACCTGCACACCGGCATCGAGAAGAACATGGAGTACCGCAGCTGGACGCAGGGCGTGACGTTCTGCACCCGCATGGACTACCTGTCGCCGATGTACAACGAGGCCGCCTTCGTCCTCGGGGTCGAGAAGCTCCTCGGCATCACCGACCAGGTCCCCGAGAAGGCCTCCGTCCTGCGCGTGATGATGATGGAGGTCAACCGGATCTCCTCGCACCTCGTCGCGCTCGCCACCGGTGGCATGGAGATCGGCGCCCTCACCGTGATGACGGTCGGCTTCCGTGAGCGCGAGCTGTGCCTCGACCTGTTCGAGCTGTTCTCGGGGCTGCGGATGAACTCGGCCTACCTCCGCCCCGGCGGCGTCTCGCAGGACGTCCCCGACGGCGGACTCGACGCAGTCGACCGGTTCGTGGCGCTCATGCGCAAGCGGCTCCCCGAGCTCGCCGCGCTGTGCAACCAGAACCCGATTTTCAAGGGCCGCCTCAAGGAGGTCGGCTACCTCGACCTCGCCGGCTGCCTCGCGCTCGGCGTCACCGGACCGGCGCTGCGCTCGACCGGCTACGACTGGGACCTGCGCAAGAAGCAGCCCTACAGCGGTTACGAGACGTACGACTTCGACGTCATCACCCGCGACGAGCCCGACGCGTACGGACGCTTCCGCATCCGCCTGGACGAGATGGACCAGTCGCTGCGCATCGTCGAGCAGTGCGTGGCGCGGCTCCGTACGCTCGAGGGCGCCCCGGTCATGGTCGCCGACAAGAAGATCGCCTGGCCCGCGCAGCTGTCGGTCGGCCCTGACGGTCAGGGCAACTCCCTGGAGCACATCCGCCACATCATGGGCGAGTCCATGGAGGCGCTGATCCACCACTTCAAGCTGGTCACAGAGGGCTTCCGCGTTCCGGCCGGGCAGGTCTACACGAGCGTCGAGTCCCCCCGCGGCGAGCTCGCGTGCCACCTCGTCTCCGACGGCGGGACACGGCCCTACCGGGCGCACTTCCGCGACCCGTCCTTCAGCAACCTGCAGGCGACCGCCGCGATGTCCGAGGGCGGCATGCTCGCGGACGTCATCGTCGCGATCGCCAGCCTCGACCCGGTGATGGGAGGCGTGGACCGATGA
- a CDS encoding NADH-quinone oxidoreductase subunit C has product MSGVSTGSTSGGGSTSGGGEEVVPSQARILEVVEVREGMFGVDGTGDTSGYGGLQRPVAMPAASRRPFGGWYDDLADRLEALLGETIGEGAIESVVVDRDEVTLHLHRTRVREVCQHLRDDALLRYELCSGISGVHYPHEIGRELHAVYHLLSMTHNRRIRLEVAAPESDPHIESVVAVYPTADWHERETYDFFGIIFDGHPALTRILMPDDWPGHPQRKDYPLGGIPVEYKGATIPPPDERRSYS; this is encoded by the coding sequence ATGAGCGGGGTTTCGACAGGCTCAACCAGCGGGGGCGGCTCAACCAGCGGGGGCGGCGAGGAGGTCGTCCCGTCGCAGGCGCGGATCCTCGAGGTCGTCGAGGTCCGCGAGGGTATGTTCGGCGTCGACGGCACCGGCGACACGTCCGGCTACGGCGGTCTGCAGCGCCCCGTCGCGATGCCGGCGGCCTCGCGTCGTCCGTTCGGCGGCTGGTACGACGACCTCGCCGACCGGCTCGAGGCTCTCCTCGGCGAGACGATCGGTGAGGGTGCGATCGAGTCCGTGGTCGTCGACCGCGACGAGGTCACGCTGCACCTCCACCGCACGCGCGTCCGCGAGGTGTGCCAGCACCTGCGCGACGACGCCCTCCTGCGCTACGAGCTGTGCAGCGGCATCTCCGGCGTGCACTACCCGCATGAGATCGGCCGCGAGCTGCACGCCGTCTACCACCTGCTGTCGATGACCCACAACAGGCGCATCCGCCTGGAGGTCGCCGCCCCGGAGTCCGATCCGCACATCGAGTCCGTCGTCGCCGTCTACCCGACCGCCGACTGGCACGAGCGCGAGACCTACGACTTCTTCGGGATCATCTTCGACGGCCACCCGGCCCTGACCCGGATCCTCATGCCAGACGACTGGCCGGGGCACCCCCAGCGCAAGGACTACCCGCTCGGCGGAATCCCCGTCGAGTACAAGGGCGCAACCATCCCACCGCCGGACGAGCGGAGGTCGTACTCGTGA
- a CDS encoding NADH-quinone oxidoreductase subunit B family protein codes for MGLEEKLPSGVLLTTVEGLAGYFRKASFWPATFGLACCAIEMMEFGAPKYDSSRFGMEVFRASPRQADLMIVAGRVSQKMAPVLRQIYDQMAGPKYVLAMGVCASSGGMFNNYAIVQGVDHVVPVDMYLPGCPPRPEMLIDAIMKLHDKIQHTKLGAHRVAEIASDEKIALEAVPTSAMKGLLR; via the coding sequence ATGGGTCTGGAGGAGAAGCTCCCGAGTGGAGTCCTGCTGACGACAGTCGAGGGACTCGCGGGCTACTTCCGCAAGGCGTCGTTCTGGCCGGCCACGTTCGGCCTCGCCTGCTGCGCGATCGAGATGATGGAGTTCGGCGCGCCGAAGTACGACTCGTCGCGCTTCGGCATGGAGGTCTTCCGCGCCTCGCCGCGCCAGGCCGACCTGATGATCGTCGCGGGCCGCGTCAGCCAGAAGATGGCGCCGGTCCTGCGGCAGATCTACGACCAGATGGCCGGCCCCAAGTACGTCCTCGCGATGGGCGTCTGCGCGAGCTCGGGCGGGATGTTCAACAACTACGCGATCGTCCAGGGCGTCGACCACGTCGTCCCGGTCGACATGTACCTGCCCGGTTGTCCGCCGCGCCCGGAGATGCTCATCGACGCGATCATGAAGCTCCACGACAAGATCCAGCACACCAAGCTCGGTGCGCACCGTGTGGCCGAGATCGCCTCCGACGAGAAGATCGCCCTCGAGGCAGTCCCGACGTCGGCGATGAAGGGGCTGCTGCGATGA
- a CDS encoding NADH-quinone oxidoreductase subunit A — protein MTEYTPILVLAAISGAFAVFSVLIAPITGPKRYNRAKVDSYECGIEPSPQAAGGGRVPVKYFITAMLFIVFDVEIIFLYPFAVEFDLLGWFGIVEMLLFIATVFVAYVYVWRRGGLEWD, from the coding sequence GTGACCGAGTACACCCCGATTCTGGTGCTCGCCGCCATCTCGGGAGCATTCGCGGTTTTCTCCGTGCTGATCGCTCCGATCACGGGGCCGAAGCGCTACAACCGCGCCAAGGTCGACTCGTACGAGTGCGGCATCGAGCCGTCGCCCCAGGCGGCGGGCGGTGGACGCGTCCCGGTGAAGTACTTCATCACCGCGATGCTCTTCATCGTCTTCGACGTGGAGATCATCTTCCTCTACCCCTTCGCGGTGGAGTTCGACCTTCTCGGCTGGTTCGGCATCGTCGAGATGCTGCTGTTCATCGCGACGGTCTTCGTCGCGTACGTCTACGTCTGGCGCCGCGGCGGACTGGAGTGGGACTGA